The Hyalangium gracile genome window below encodes:
- a CDS encoding alpha/beta fold hydrolase, with protein MSSPLQLDDWGGTGPVLHLTHANGFPPGSYRKLIELLKSRYHVFTLRSRSLVPGTHPLEMRTWDDMADDLAHALRAQGLKGVVGVGHSMGGVATLLASVNDPGLFRAVVALDPVLLTGPRLLLVQALTLLRMRHRIPPASLARRRRESWGSREEAAASYRKKALFQRFDPACFQDYLTHGLTEAPGGGVRLTIPTAWEARIFETSPRASWQRLRSVRVPTLVVRGGDSDTLTPEALERVRRTLPGVRTEELPGTTHLFPLEQPEECGRRILAFLEELSPLE; from the coding sequence ATGAGCAGCCCCCTGCAGCTCGATGACTGGGGCGGCACCGGTCCGGTGCTGCACCTGACCCATGCCAACGGCTTCCCACCCGGCAGCTACCGCAAGCTCATCGAGCTGCTGAAGTCGCGCTACCACGTCTTCACCCTCCGCAGCCGCTCGCTGGTGCCGGGAACCCACCCGCTGGAGATGCGGACGTGGGACGACATGGCCGACGATCTGGCCCACGCCCTGCGAGCCCAGGGACTGAAGGGCGTGGTGGGCGTGGGGCACAGCATGGGAGGAGTGGCCACCCTGCTCGCCTCCGTGAATGACCCGGGGCTCTTCCGCGCCGTGGTGGCGCTGGATCCGGTGCTGCTCACGGGTCCTCGGCTCCTGCTGGTTCAGGCCCTGACCCTGCTGAGGATGCGCCACCGGATTCCCCCCGCGAGCCTGGCCCGGCGCCGCCGTGAGTCCTGGGGCTCCCGAGAGGAGGCCGCCGCCAGCTATCGCAAGAAGGCCCTCTTCCAGCGGTTCGATCCCGCCTGCTTCCAGGACTACCTCACCCACGGGCTCACCGAGGCGCCCGGCGGTGGTGTCCGGCTCACCATCCCCACGGCCTGGGAGGCCCGCATCTTCGAGACCTCCCCCCGCGCCAGCTGGCAGCGACTGCGCTCGGTGAGGGTGCCGACGCTGGTGGTACGCGGCGGTGACAGCGACACGCTCACCCCAGAGGCCCTGGAGCGCGTCCGCCGCACCCTCCCCGGTGTTCGCACCGAGGAGCTCCCCGGCACCACCCACCTCTTCCCACTGGAGCAGCCCGAGGAGTGCGGACGGCGCATCCTGGCGTTCCTCGAGGAGCTGTCTCCCCTCGAGTGA
- a CDS encoding RluA family pseudouridine synthase, translated as METCVTPFEPQPAPRDVAEAFPSPLDELGPHALARRAAEVMQAELRAGFIAPGVSAAMLDGPEGGKMFGVLVVRQPDGRIGFLRSFSGMLDGRWEVPGFVPPLFDHEVRARVEPAGETVVKALLARAEQLRTSSEFVSLQTAHEAMEARHAAEREAMRALHEARRRKRHERRAELTATTSLEEGLKREALHALDQESRGDKAERRRLEATQEEERRAIEPRRARLERRLRALERLRRIVCRALMKRIHDTYLVPNVRGERRSLRALFAPGEPPSGAADCAAPKLLAHAFTHGLQPLALAEFWWGAPPPSGGRVAGAFYPACRDKCGPLLPFLLEGLRVSPPRTFSLPAVTAVDLPVVFEDEWVVVVDKPCGLLSVPARDESVTDSVLARLRIRYPHATGPLLVHRLDLDTSGLLVAALDPGTHADLQRQFTQREVQKRYVACVEGHVRGERGTIAFPMRVDLDDRPRQIHDPVHGKHAVTEWHVLERHGERTRVALFPLTGRTHQLRVHAAHPLGLGAPIVGDRLYGREADRLHLHAESLSFRHPRTGQRVTFERPAPF; from the coding sequence GTGGAGACGTGCGTCACACCCTTCGAGCCGCAGCCCGCTCCGCGCGACGTCGCCGAGGCCTTCCCGAGTCCGCTGGACGAGCTCGGTCCTCACGCGCTGGCACGTCGGGCGGCGGAGGTGATGCAGGCGGAGCTCCGAGCCGGCTTCATCGCTCCAGGCGTCTCCGCCGCGATGCTCGACGGCCCCGAGGGCGGGAAGATGTTCGGCGTGCTGGTGGTGCGACAGCCCGATGGCCGCATCGGCTTCCTGCGCTCCTTCTCCGGCATGCTCGATGGACGCTGGGAGGTGCCGGGCTTCGTTCCTCCCCTCTTCGACCACGAGGTCCGCGCCCGGGTGGAGCCCGCCGGGGAGACCGTGGTCAAGGCGCTGCTCGCCCGCGCCGAGCAGCTTCGGACTTCTTCGGAGTTCGTCTCGCTTCAGACAGCCCACGAGGCAATGGAGGCTCGCCACGCTGCGGAGCGCGAGGCGATGCGAGCCCTGCACGAGGCCCGGCGACGGAAGCGCCACGAGCGGCGAGCGGAGCTGACGGCAACGACCTCTCTCGAGGAGGGCCTGAAGCGAGAGGCTCTCCATGCGCTCGATCAAGAGAGCCGGGGCGACAAGGCGGAGCGGCGCCGGCTGGAGGCTACCCAGGAAGAGGAGCGGCGAGCCATCGAGCCCAGGCGCGCGCGGCTCGAACGGCGGCTCCGGGCTCTCGAGCGCCTGCGACGGATCGTCTGCCGTGCGCTCATGAAGCGGATCCACGACACCTATCTCGTTCCCAACGTACGGGGCGAGCGTCGCTCCCTGCGAGCCCTGTTTGCTCCCGGAGAGCCTCCCTCGGGCGCCGCCGACTGCGCGGCTCCGAAGCTGCTGGCCCATGCCTTCACGCACGGGCTGCAGCCGCTGGCGCTCGCGGAGTTCTGGTGGGGCGCCCCGCCTCCCTCGGGAGGCCGCGTCGCGGGCGCGTTCTACCCGGCCTGCCGCGACAAGTGCGGCCCCCTCCTTCCCTTCCTGCTGGAAGGCCTGCGCGTCTCCCCGCCAAGGACGTTCTCACTCCCAGCCGTGACGGCCGTGGACCTGCCCGTCGTCTTCGAGGACGAGTGGGTCGTCGTGGTCGACAAGCCGTGCGGCCTGCTCTCCGTGCCCGCACGGGACGAGTCGGTGACGGACTCGGTGCTCGCCCGGCTGCGCATCCGCTACCCGCACGCGACGGGCCCGCTCCTGGTGCATCGGCTCGACCTGGACACCTCGGGGCTGCTCGTCGCGGCCCTCGACCCGGGGACGCATGCGGACCTGCAGCGACAGTTCACCCAGCGGGAGGTCCAGAAGCGCTACGTGGCCTGCGTCGAGGGTCACGTTCGTGGCGAGCGCGGCACCATCGCCTTCCCGATGCGCGTCGACCTCGATGACCGGCCCCGGCAGATCCACGATCCCGTGCATGGAAAGCACGCCGTGACCGAGTGGCACGTCCTCGAGCGCCACGGCGAGCGCACCCGGGTGGCGCTCTTCCCCCTCACCGGGAGGACCCACCAGCTGCGCGTCCATGCGGCGCATCCCCTCGGCCTGGGTGCTCCCATCGTGGGAGATCGCCTCTACGGGCGCGAGGCGGACCGCCTGCACCTGCACGCCGAGTCGCTCTCGTTCCGGCATCCGCGAACAGGCCAGCGCGTCACCTTCGAGCGCCCGGCGCCGTTCTGA
- a CDS encoding cysteine hydrolase family protein → MKRALLVIDIQKDYFPGGKMELVGSEEASLRARELIDGFRKGGEELIHIQHIVQSPNAPFFGAGTPGAEIHPNVQPLPGERLLVKHHVNAFKDTPLQTWLREKGITDVVICGMMTSMCVDAATRAAADLGFNTHVAADACAAPDLRSGSEIIPGRTVHNAFLAALGSLVARVESTRDILSRRG, encoded by the coding sequence ATGAAGCGCGCGCTGCTCGTCATCGACATCCAGAAGGACTACTTCCCCGGCGGGAAGATGGAGCTCGTTGGCTCGGAGGAGGCGAGCCTGAGGGCGCGAGAGCTGATCGATGGCTTCCGCAAGGGCGGTGAGGAGCTGATCCACATCCAGCACATCGTCCAGTCGCCGAACGCGCCCTTCTTCGGCGCCGGGACGCCGGGAGCGGAGATCCATCCGAACGTTCAGCCCCTTCCGGGAGAGCGCCTGCTCGTGAAGCACCATGTCAACGCATTCAAGGACACGCCGCTGCAGACCTGGCTCCGGGAGAAGGGCATCACCGATGTGGTGATCTGCGGAATGATGACGAGCATGTGCGTGGACGCCGCCACGCGTGCCGCGGCGGACCTGGGCTTCAACACGCACGTGGCCGCCGACGCCTGTGCCGCTCCGGATCTGCGCTCGGGCTCCGAGATCATCCCCGGGCGGACCGTGCACAACGCCTTCCTGGCCGCGCTCGGTTCCCTGGTCGCGCGGGTGGAGAGCACGCGCGACATCCTCTCGCGGCGCGGCTGA
- a CDS encoding DUF4126 domain-containing protein translates to MISYALVSQLLGLGSASGTRAGLSLLAVALASHQGYVSLPPQLQWMAHPGAMAAFAVILVFEMITDRDEDMHMLLGLVQYGLSAASGAMSVMGSMSVQTEQVPDWAVGAGGALFAVGTLALRRRVHLEFAGLESEFFHPMKWLNRFMEGGVLGLCIAIFVAPAVALILVVLMAVAGVVAAVMAHRMEARLFRRPCPSCGTAIRAEASRCMHCRAEVPVTKQLDLRMGDKAQAALRGALTSVVSAAERLGRTEESSRRPG, encoded by the coding sequence ATGATCTCCTACGCACTGGTCTCTCAGCTGCTCGGGCTGGGCAGCGCCTCCGGCACCCGGGCGGGCCTGAGCCTGCTGGCCGTCGCCCTCGCCTCGCACCAGGGCTATGTGTCGCTGCCACCCCAGCTCCAATGGATGGCGCACCCCGGCGCCATGGCGGCCTTCGCCGTCATCCTCGTCTTCGAGATGATCACCGACCGCGACGAGGACATGCACATGCTGCTCGGGCTGGTCCAGTACGGACTGAGCGCCGCCAGCGGGGCCATGTCGGTGATGGGCTCGATGAGCGTGCAGACGGAGCAGGTGCCCGACTGGGCGGTGGGCGCGGGCGGCGCGCTGTTCGCGGTGGGGACGCTGGCGCTGCGGCGACGCGTCCACCTCGAGTTCGCGGGCCTGGAGAGCGAGTTCTTCCACCCCATGAAGTGGCTCAACCGGTTCATGGAAGGTGGAGTGCTGGGGCTGTGCATCGCCATCTTCGTGGCCCCGGCGGTGGCGCTCATCCTCGTGGTGCTGATGGCCGTCGCCGGCGTGGTGGCGGCCGTCATGGCACACCGGATGGAGGCCCGGCTCTTCCGCCGCCCATGCCCGAGTTGCGGCACCGCCATCCGGGCGGAGGCCTCGCGCTGCATGCACTGCCGGGCCGAGGTCCCCGTGACGAAGCAGCTCGATCTGCGGATGGGAGACAAGGCGCAGGCGGCACTGCGGGGAGCCCTCACCTCGGTGGTCTCCGCCGCCGAGCGACTGGGTCGCACCGAAGAGTCGTCCCGCAGACCGGGCTGA
- a CDS encoding GNAT family N-acetyltransferase gives MNSPTPTVAHPPYLLRTPRLLLRCLQPEDAARRKEAVDSSGEHLDLFFPPSPEGRPSLDSHAAQIRRFRGNFDLDQDRIYGAFDPESGRMLGENYLLKRAGIAALEVGYWLRRDAGGQGIATEMASAMVKTAFEFDKVLRMDLMCSPSNERSAAMARRLGFTFEGRLRDRQLAAHHVRGDILCFTLLSTEYPRTPASQLQLEAFDFLGRPVTP, from the coding sequence ATGAACTCGCCCACTCCCACGGTCGCGCACCCGCCCTACCTGCTGCGAACACCACGCCTCCTGCTGCGCTGCCTGCAACCCGAGGATGCCGCGCGCCGAAAGGAGGCCGTGGACTCCAGCGGAGAGCACCTGGACCTCTTCTTCCCTCCCTCTCCCGAGGGACGTCCGTCTCTGGACAGCCACGCCGCGCAGATCCGCAGGTTCCGCGGGAACTTCGATCTGGACCAGGATCGCATCTATGGCGCCTTCGACCCGGAGTCGGGACGGATGCTGGGCGAGAACTACCTGCTCAAGCGCGCCGGCATCGCCGCGCTCGAGGTGGGCTACTGGCTCCGCCGCGACGCCGGCGGTCAGGGGATCGCCACGGAGATGGCCTCGGCCATGGTCAAGACCGCCTTCGAGTTCGACAAGGTGCTGCGCATGGATCTGATGTGCAGCCCCTCCAACGAGCGGAGCGCGGCGATGGCGCGCCGGCTGGGCTTCACCTTCGAGGGACGCCTGCGAGACCGGCAGCTCGCGGCGCACCACGTCCGAGGCGACATCCTGTGCTTCACCCTGTTGTCCACGGAATATCCACGGACTCCGGCGAGCCAGCTCCAGCTCGAGGCCTTCGACTTCCTGGGACGACCGGTGACGCCATGA
- a CDS encoding serine/threonine protein kinase yields the protein MRDQETFFEPPAPEPGDTLDSWLVLERLDSGAYGVVYRVHRSGHPEAGDFALKLARKVWDARFEREADLLQRIQHPSVPRFEDTGFWTSPRGHRYPYLVMELVVGSTLYEWAMDPPPSSVRVMLVLAQVARAIDAVHSVGAVHRDVKGDNIRVTPDDRAFLVDFGSGWLPNARPLTDTTAPPGTTPYRAPEVLRFMWRFRRDPDARWRAQASDDLYALGVTAYRLVTGTYPPPVIEEEPRKLLPPSELATVAPALEAIILRLLSEDREARGTAREIAEALDRALSEAGPAGHRAIVPTAAAAPTEEGVPPPSRETRSSTSRRSNSSPTSEPERSTPQGAFPIWLSWASAAMVGGLVAAVILVMLDWGRPALPQPEALPQQVTQRVQEEKPDAGTAGLGDVAAEDQSPTSLQDTPTGGVLPAGIGRQMPPSPFNGQRKPPCEPRMETAIRGGCWILIGRMEAPCGAKAFEWEGLCYSPSFDAPKQPTSGEP from the coding sequence ATGCGCGATCAGGAGACCTTCTTCGAGCCCCCTGCCCCCGAGCCCGGGGACACCCTGGACTCCTGGCTCGTCCTCGAGCGCCTGGACTCCGGTGCCTATGGCGTCGTGTACCGAGTCCACCGCTCTGGGCATCCCGAGGCCGGCGACTTCGCGCTCAAGCTGGCCCGAAAGGTCTGGGATGCGCGCTTCGAGCGCGAAGCCGACCTCCTCCAGCGCATCCAGCACCCCTCCGTGCCACGCTTCGAAGACACGGGCTTCTGGACATCGCCTCGCGGCCACCGCTACCCCTATCTGGTCATGGAGCTGGTGGTGGGCTCGACCCTCTATGAATGGGCCATGGACCCTCCGCCCAGCTCTGTGCGGGTCATGCTCGTCCTGGCCCAGGTGGCGCGAGCCATCGATGCCGTCCACTCCGTGGGTGCGGTGCACCGGGACGTCAAGGGAGACAACATCCGTGTCACCCCCGACGACCGCGCCTTCCTCGTCGACTTCGGCAGCGGCTGGCTCCCGAACGCTCGCCCCCTGACGGACACCACCGCGCCTCCGGGTACTACCCCCTACCGTGCTCCAGAAGTGTTGCGCTTCATGTGGCGCTTCCGAAGAGATCCCGATGCCCGATGGCGGGCCCAGGCTTCCGATGACCTCTACGCGTTGGGCGTGACGGCGTACCGGCTGGTGACCGGCACCTATCCGCCTCCGGTTATCGAAGAGGAACCTCGGAAGCTGTTGCCCCCGAGCGAGCTCGCCACGGTGGCACCGGCACTGGAAGCCATCATCCTCCGGCTGCTCTCGGAGGACCGCGAGGCTCGCGGTACTGCCCGCGAGATCGCCGAGGCGTTGGACCGCGCCCTGAGCGAGGCAGGGCCAGCAGGACACAGAGCCATCGTTCCCACAGCGGCTGCAGCACCCACCGAGGAGGGAGTGCCACCACCGAGCCGCGAGACCAGGTCCAGCACGTCCCGGCGCTCGAATTCCTCCCCTACGTCCGAACCCGAGCGCTCCACACCCCAGGGCGCCTTCCCCATCTGGCTTTCATGGGCGAGTGCAGCCATGGTCGGTGGGCTGGTGGCAGCGGTGATATTGGTGATGCTGGACTGGGGACGCCCTGCATTGCCTCAGCCGGAGGCCTTGCCCCAGCAGGTGACTCAAAGAGTCCAGGAGGAGAAGCCGGACGCCGGTACAGCAGGGCTCGGGGACGTCGCGGCGGAGGACCAGTCCCCCACGTCTCTTCAGGACACCCCCACCGGCGGCGTCCTGCCAGCGGGGATTGGCCGGCAGATGCCTCCCTCGCCCTTCAATGGCCAGCGAAAGCCTCCGTGCGAGCCCAGGATGGAGACGGCCATCCGCGGCGGCTGCTGGATTCTGATCGGCCGCATGGAGGCTCCATGTGGCGCGAAGGCGTTCGAGTGGGAAGGCTTGTGCTACAGCCCCTCCTTCGACGCTCCCAAGCAGCCCACCTCTGGCGAGCCGTGA
- a CDS encoding serine/threonine-protein kinase, whose protein sequence is MRGATPQVNHPTRLLQEYLEQDAVPREIAIARFMRGMMALGCTASLLLVGVIGWGLSLSLAGLTGGLGIYYSVTLWALRRGRYHPALPWVDSAITVSIPAVACAIEVRFHGAEYSLTTPPALAWGALIVVCALRAGKRLAYFAATLAAVEYMLVYLLLMRPALPPVTLSTLTFPMVLLRCVFLFAYGPLTATLASIIINKAEAALRAIREKDVMGKYFLHERLGAGGMAEVFRATYSPEGGFEKQVAVKRVLPAYADDEEFLAMFRREAELGSLLIHPNIVQVLDLGRHQGTVFLAMEYVQGLTLSALLKQMPEQRLPPAVVSYIGAEIASALAYMHSRADSDGQPLGLVHRDLNPPNILLSRIGEVKLSDFGIARAANRFSLTQAAETVRGKAGYMAPEQVRGDPLDGRADLFALGLTLHEALTGQPTLHGHNQAALMTASMQQAVMPPSHFVPGISRALDGIIMGLLRHDRERRTRSGEVLQQQLLALTGSEAPLPEGRRQLIELVREATSAPVPLMPDVGPTAKTVPMARTRLIRR, encoded by the coding sequence ATGCGGGGCGCGACTCCTCAGGTGAACCATCCCACCCGGCTGTTGCAGGAGTACCTGGAGCAGGACGCCGTTCCCCGCGAGATCGCCATCGCCCGCTTCATGCGGGGGATGATGGCGCTGGGGTGCACGGCGTCGCTGCTGCTCGTCGGAGTGATTGGGTGGGGCCTGTCGCTGAGCCTCGCGGGACTGACGGGCGGGCTGGGCATCTACTACTCCGTCACGCTGTGGGCGCTGCGCCGGGGCCGCTATCACCCTGCCCTGCCGTGGGTGGACAGCGCCATCACGGTCTCCATCCCCGCGGTGGCGTGCGCCATCGAGGTGCGGTTCCACGGCGCCGAGTATTCCCTCACCACGCCTCCGGCGCTCGCCTGGGGCGCTCTCATCGTGGTGTGCGCGCTCCGGGCCGGCAAACGGCTGGCCTACTTCGCGGCGACGCTGGCGGCGGTCGAGTACATGCTGGTCTACCTGCTGCTGATGAGGCCCGCCCTCCCCCCCGTCACGCTGAGCACGCTGACGTTTCCCATGGTGCTGCTGCGCTGCGTGTTCCTCTTCGCCTATGGGCCCCTGACGGCCACCCTGGCCAGCATCATCATCAACAAGGCCGAGGCCGCGCTGCGCGCCATCCGCGAGAAGGATGTGATGGGGAAGTACTTCCTCCACGAGCGGCTGGGCGCCGGCGGCATGGCCGAGGTGTTCCGCGCCACCTACAGCCCGGAGGGCGGCTTCGAGAAGCAGGTGGCCGTCAAGCGCGTCCTCCCCGCCTATGCGGACGACGAGGAGTTCCTCGCCATGTTCCGGCGCGAGGCGGAATTGGGCTCGCTGCTCATCCACCCCAACATCGTGCAGGTGCTCGATCTGGGGCGCCACCAGGGCACCGTCTTCCTGGCCATGGAGTACGTGCAGGGCCTGACGCTGAGCGCTCTGCTGAAGCAGATGCCCGAGCAACGACTGCCCCCGGCGGTGGTCAGCTACATCGGCGCGGAGATCGCCTCGGCGCTCGCGTACATGCACAGCCGCGCGGACTCGGATGGCCAGCCGCTGGGGCTGGTGCACCGGGACCTCAATCCGCCCAACATCCTGCTGTCTCGCATTGGCGAGGTGAAGCTGTCGGACTTCGGCATTGCCCGCGCTGCCAACCGCTTCTCCCTGACGCAGGCGGCGGAGACGGTGCGCGGCAAGGCGGGCTACATGGCACCCGAGCAGGTCCGCGGCGATCCGCTGGACGGCCGGGCGGACCTCTTCGCGCTGGGCCTCACCCTGCACGAGGCGCTCACCGGGCAGCCCACCCTGCACGGCCACAACCAGGCCGCGCTGATGACTGCCTCCATGCAACAGGCGGTCATGCCTCCCTCCCACTTCGTGCCGGGCATCTCTCGCGCGCTGGACGGCATCATCATGGGCCTGCTGCGACATGACCGGGAGCGGCGCACTCGCTCGGGCGAGGTGCTCCAGCAGCAGCTGCTCGCGCTCACGGGCTCGGAGGCCCCGCTGCCCGAAGGCCGGCGGCAGTTGATCGAGCTTGTGCGAGAGGCCACCTCCGCGCCCGTTCCGCTCATGCCGGACGTCGGCCCCACCGCCAAGACCGTACCGATGGCGCGTACCCGACTCATCCGGCGGTGA
- a CDS encoding HmuY family protein — protein sequence MNVGTPMTKPERRAVRLLAIAALCLVQGACDSEDEPEPEPQPQRCEASAVSCTEQSIDQLDLLTTVSTGEVREEGTTSGEFHTYVDARAGGLSPNQSYTYLSFTKDGLTRVSVDDQAALASTDWDIAFRRYVIRVNSGVSGPSCVTVAKAPEGTPFESVTSVDSSWEFRKETYFDATCQLVTDDSGIGAPEAVLGSYWSYEGCLAMTGNVFVVKLADGRHVKLTVTSYYDPAVQDTCDKTGSAPQPTGAAQIRVRWAFLP from the coding sequence ATGAACGTAGGAACGCCGATGACGAAGCCCGAGCGTCGGGCCGTGCGGCTGCTGGCCATCGCGGCTCTCTGCCTGGTGCAGGGGGCCTGTGACTCCGAGGACGAGCCGGAACCGGAGCCGCAGCCGCAGCGGTGCGAGGCCAGCGCGGTGAGCTGCACCGAGCAGAGCATCGACCAGCTGGATCTGCTCACCACCGTCTCCACGGGTGAGGTTCGGGAGGAGGGGACGACCTCGGGCGAGTTCCACACCTACGTGGACGCGCGCGCGGGCGGCCTGTCTCCGAACCAGTCCTATACCTACCTGAGCTTCACGAAGGATGGGCTGACCCGCGTGTCGGTGGATGATCAGGCGGCGCTGGCCTCGACGGACTGGGACATCGCCTTCCGCCGCTACGTCATCCGGGTGAACAGCGGAGTCTCCGGGCCCTCCTGCGTCACGGTGGCGAAGGCTCCGGAGGGCACCCCCTTCGAGTCGGTGACGTCGGTGGACTCCAGCTGGGAGTTTCGCAAGGAGACCTACTTCGACGCGACCTGCCAGCTGGTGACCGACGACTCGGGCATCGGCGCGCCGGAGGCGGTGCTGGGCAGCTACTGGAGCTATGAGGGCTGCCTGGCCATGACGGGCAACGTCTTCGTGGTGAAGCTGGCGGATGGCCGCCACGTGAAGCTGACGGTGACGAGCTATTACGATCCGGCGGTGCAGGACACCTGCGACAAGACGGGGTCCGCGCCGCAGCCCACCGGGGCCGCGCAGATCCGTGTCAGGTGGGCCTTCCTGCCGTGA
- a CDS encoding MXAN_6640 family putative metalloprotease, translating into MRLTALLLLLGAACTPDVRPPHEEPSSGQGALLAGVRPTEPSAPPPRFESSEQVESMVSPGGRFRVHFTRSGPNAVAAADVDASGIPDAVELVAVTYDRVASFYAGLGYRLPPDDAWVQGGNGGDERFDVYLVDFAGRADGAFRLDGCLDASTRCTGHMLQENDFAGYSYRSYDEAVATLASHEFFHAVQAAYNPGLGIVASEGTAVWATERFDPSLGDLEHFSSSYMDRPDRSLVLDPEGPALAFSYGSSLFFQFLGERFGDRILLSLWEESLVSPAVRWPVMLDTRLRRDHAADFDAAFAEFARWNVATGSKAQPGQGYARGAGYAELSPDAKSLPVDEPSVRVAAASTRYFEVAGGAQEVSASFQPAEGEEGAALHLLMVAMSDKAVLRVARVDGPGTLVAQVSAADATRVVVAVVDGRHEGTGRYGRLCIASGSSIQPCGGIEPVPEEEGCQSAPGGLSWLLLMLVLLPASRLRARRVEAWLPRQAHCTRKRSEALAKLP; encoded by the coding sequence GTGAGGTTGACGGCGCTGTTGTTGCTCCTGGGGGCCGCGTGTACCCCGGACGTTCGTCCTCCACATGAAGAGCCCTCGTCGGGGCAAGGGGCTCTTCTGGCGGGCGTGCGTCCCACGGAGCCGTCCGCGCCGCCACCGCGTTTCGAGTCCAGCGAGCAGGTGGAGTCCATGGTATCGCCGGGCGGACGATTCCGTGTGCACTTCACCCGCTCAGGGCCCAACGCGGTGGCGGCCGCGGACGTGGATGCGAGTGGAATACCCGACGCAGTGGAGCTCGTGGCGGTGACCTATGATCGGGTCGCGAGCTTCTACGCCGGGCTGGGCTACCGGCTGCCTCCCGACGACGCCTGGGTGCAGGGCGGCAATGGCGGCGACGAGCGGTTCGACGTGTACTTGGTGGACTTCGCCGGGCGCGCGGACGGGGCCTTCCGGCTGGACGGCTGCCTCGACGCGAGCACGCGCTGCACCGGCCACATGCTCCAGGAGAACGACTTCGCCGGCTACAGCTACCGCTCTTATGACGAGGCGGTCGCCACGCTGGCGAGCCACGAGTTCTTCCACGCGGTCCAGGCGGCCTACAACCCCGGGCTGGGGATCGTCGCGTCGGAGGGCACCGCGGTGTGGGCCACCGAGCGCTTCGATCCGAGCCTGGGCGACCTGGAGCACTTCTCCTCCTCGTACATGGACCGCCCGGATCGCAGCCTGGTGCTGGATCCCGAGGGCCCCGCGCTGGCGTTCAGCTACGGCTCCTCGCTGTTCTTCCAGTTCCTGGGGGAGCGCTTCGGGGATCGGATCCTGCTGTCGTTGTGGGAAGAGAGCCTGGTCTCTCCGGCAGTGCGCTGGCCAGTCATGCTGGACACACGTCTGCGCCGGGACCATGCGGCGGACTTCGATGCCGCCTTCGCCGAGTTCGCCCGATGGAACGTGGCCACCGGCTCGAAGGCGCAACCGGGACAGGGCTACGCGCGGGGAGCGGGCTATGCCGAGCTCTCTCCGGACGCCAAGAGCCTCCCCGTGGATGAGCCGTCCGTGCGAGTGGCCGCCGCATCGACCCGCTATTTCGAGGTGGCGGGTGGAGCGCAGGAGGTCTCGGCGAGCTTCCAGCCCGCGGAGGGCGAGGAGGGCGCGGCGCTCCACCTGTTGATGGTGGCGATGTCCGACAAAGCCGTGCTGAGGGTGGCCCGAGTCGACGGGCCCGGAACGCTGGTCGCGCAGGTGTCCGCGGCGGACGCCACCCGGGTGGTGGTGGCGGTGGTGGATGGACGTCACGAGGGCACGGGCCGGTATGGGCGGCTGTGCATCGCCAGCGGCTCCTCGATCCAGCCCTGCGGTGGGATCGAACCAGTGCCCGAGGAGGAGGGTTGCCAGTCCGCGCCAGGAGGCCTGTCCTGGCTGCTGCTGATGCTCGTCCTGCTCCCAGCCTCACGGCTGCGAGCGAGGCGTGTGGAAGCCTGGCTGCCGCGCCAGGCTCACTGCACCAGGAAGAGGTCGGAGGCCTTGGCAAAGTTGCCCTGA